From the genome of Winogradskyella forsetii, one region includes:
- a CDS encoding helix-turn-helix domain-containing protein has translation MYKKILLILRLKRIALVALCLSVLCSLPVCAQNDDLYAKAKEFVNSNPDESIKIAEHLLKTSSENQGKAMANLLLSQCYMIKGDYNRALNYAFNEYSQFEDVNVITRIENFILKATLLRELRLNQQSQYYLDKGQALTVGLDSKSRDSLLFLIKLETIKMLLNNRDTQEALDSLNKIEKESKSFLSQHVNQNRGLLLSKLRAFSDLSKYDSAFVCIDKIMALMKVGPLNSLYEKACIYRELGHLQLQKKEFSKSEETLFIALKYAEILDNPFLSERVNRDLAINYLASNKKNQHRVYNNEFLVLNTKVELIEQESVNTYYNIVTEQDNNRVLAESQKYRKYHYILLTITLVLVMIGIFVLQKSESRKKRLREIINYLEVSRTKIINTKTTPKTSKKQIAIPEETERAILAKIKSFEKSKMFLNKDISLAFLAGNFETNTKYLSGVIHKHYNDNFNTFINKMRINYIIEKLKNDTVYMNYKISYLASECGFTTHSRFATVFKSVIGMSPVTFIDLLKEEREALDKTND, from the coding sequence TTGTATAAAAAAATACTTCTCATTTTACGTCTTAAACGCATTGCACTCGTTGCTTTGTGTCTAAGCGTGTTGTGTTCATTACCAGTTTGCGCCCAGAATGATGATTTATATGCTAAAGCTAAGGAGTTTGTTAATTCTAATCCAGACGAGTCCATTAAGATTGCAGAACACTTACTAAAAACAAGCAGTGAGAATCAAGGGAAGGCAATGGCAAATTTACTTTTGTCCCAATGCTATATGATTAAAGGGGACTATAATAGAGCCCTTAATTATGCTTTTAATGAATACAGTCAATTTGAGGATGTAAATGTAATTACAAGAATAGAGAACTTTATTCTTAAAGCAACATTATTGAGGGAATTACGCTTAAATCAACAATCGCAATATTACTTAGATAAGGGACAAGCACTAACAGTGGGCTTGGATTCTAAAAGTAGAGATTCCTTATTGTTTTTAATTAAATTGGAAACAATTAAAATGCTATTGAACAACCGTGATACTCAAGAGGCACTTGATTCATTAAATAAGATTGAAAAAGAGTCTAAGTCATTTTTATCTCAACATGTAAATCAAAATAGAGGGTTGTTATTGTCTAAGTTACGTGCTTTTAGTGATCTTTCTAAATACGATTCTGCCTTTGTTTGTATTGATAAAATAATGGCTCTAATGAAGGTAGGCCCTTTAAATAGTTTATATGAAAAAGCTTGCATATATAGAGAATTAGGGCATTTACAATTACAAAAAAAAGAGTTCAGTAAAAGTGAAGAAACCCTATTTATTGCTCTAAAATATGCTGAAATTCTAGATAATCCTTTTTTGAGTGAAAGAGTAAATAGGGATTTAGCCATAAATTATTTAGCCTCTAACAAAAAAAATCAGCATAGGGTTTATAATAATGAATTTTTGGTGCTAAATACTAAGGTCGAATTAATTGAACAAGAATCTGTTAATACGTACTATAATATTGTGACAGAGCAAGATAATAATCGGGTGCTTGCGGAAAGTCAAAAATATAGAAAATACCATTATATCTTATTGACTATAACATTAGTCCTTGTAATGATTGGAATTTTCGTGCTTCAAAAAAGTGAAAGCAGAAAAAAACGATTAAGAGAAATTATTAATTATCTAGAAGTTAGTAGAACTAAGATTATAAATACAAAAACGACTCCAAAAACATCAAAAAAACAAATAGCCATTCCCGAGGAAACAGAGCGAGCCATCTTGGCTAAAATAAAAAGTTTTGAAAAATCAAAAATGTTTTTAAATAAAGACATATCTCTTGCTTTTTTAGCAGGCAATTTTGAAACAAATACCAAGTACTTATCAGGTGTAATCCATAAACATTACAATGATAATTTTAATACGTTTATTAATAAAATGCGAATTAATTATATTATTGAAAAACTTAAAAATGATACGGTTTACATGAATTATAAAATTAGTTATTTAGCTTCAGAATGCGGTTTTACAACACATAGTAGGTTTGCTACCGTATTTAAATCTGTAATAGGAATGTCGCCAGTAACTTTTATAGATCTTTTAAAAGAGGAAAGAGAAGCTTTGGATAAAACAAACGATTAA
- a CDS encoding tetratricopeptide repeat protein has protein sequence MGFKQTYLFLLFNLSICVWNLAANNWQNKDVDSLLDVKSATIYENPNAFIEYGLSVFNDDTNSIITKINALMHVSTAYSSKRDYKKALEYSIIANELSEQVIDNPMLKINILLRTGILYQQLKIFDKSMEVLDKAEQLSIAHPNRKEVAFALGNIYLTKGFIYKDNLNCDIGLVFFDKGISEYEQIEEFLYLGNLSIAYYNKGNCYTVLSEYGMAKNSFYKAIELAKIHKANSLISFAQKGLAEVYTLEGKYQESIDLLTDALEKSSEVGDIVLNHGIYKGLFENYLALNQWDKYQTNYDLFLTTQLAIKESERNSVSNSIVDSSKSKSEELQAIKSNFNLNLKIVIFLNVFFIVVIGYFEFRNRKIIKSLHNTVKTIQNTKQVSDH, from the coding sequence ATGGGGTTTAAGCAGACATATTTATTTCTCTTATTTAACTTATCAATTTGTGTCTGGAATTTAGCGGCAAATAATTGGCAAAATAAAGACGTAGATAGCTTACTTGATGTGAAATCAGCAACTATTTACGAAAACCCAAATGCTTTTATTGAGTATGGCCTCTCTGTATTTAATGATGATACAAATTCGATTATTACAAAAATTAATGCACTTATGCATGTCTCAACGGCTTACTCTTCTAAAAGAGATTATAAGAAAGCCCTGGAGTATTCTATTATAGCAAATGAGCTTTCAGAACAAGTCATTGATAATCCAATGTTGAAAATTAATATTTTACTTAGAACTGGTATCTTATACCAGCAGCTAAAGATTTTCGATAAATCTATGGAGGTTCTAGACAAAGCGGAACAATTATCTATTGCTCATCCTAATAGAAAGGAGGTCGCTTTCGCTTTGGGAAACATATACTTAACTAAAGGTTTTATTTACAAAGACAACTTAAATTGTGACATAGGTTTAGTGTTTTTCGATAAAGGGATTTCGGAATATGAACAAATAGAAGAATTCCTATATTTAGGAAATTTAAGTATAGCTTATTACAACAAAGGCAACTGTTACACAGTATTATCAGAATATGGAATGGCCAAAAATAGTTTCTACAAAGCTATAGAATTGGCAAAGATTCATAAGGCCAATAGTTTAATTTCATTTGCCCAAAAAGGCTTGGCAGAAGTTTACACTTTAGAGGGGAAATATCAAGAATCCATAGATCTTTTAACGGATGCTTTAGAAAAATCAAGCGAGGTCGGAGATATTGTTTTAAATCACGGAATTTACAAAGGTTTGTTTGAGAATTATTTGGCGCTTAATCAATGGGATAAGTATCAAACCAATTACGACCTTTTTTTAACAACGCAGTTAGCAATAAAAGAATCTGAGCGTAATTCTGTAAGCAACTCCATCGTGGATAGTTCTAAATCTAAGTCCGAAGAGCTTCAAGCGATAAAATCGAACTTCAATCTTAATCTTAAGATAGTAATATTTTTGAATGTATTTTTTATTGTGGTCATTGGTTATTTCGAATTTCGAAACCGTAAAATTATAAAATCACTTCACAATACGGTAAAAACGATCCAAAATACAAAGCAAGTTTCAGATCATTAA
- a CDS encoding T9SS type A sorting domain-containing protein, with protein sequence MKKITLFIMMLVSITMYAQVEIVENFDNAPEFGLPEGWTTSTNEFNSPAYNAVPYSQCGGTGKSVLTGANTDFGPTPWAFEYILTTPNYPSITNSTDLTVSFSINVFEEGFAFVFPPTPPSAPVSDWGTVTLEYTVDGGNTWMTAVTVNPSDLTFTDVNTCTTIPAANLGALAAGNDFQARFVSNLNNIDPNKFALTIALDNISITQVATEVPNCDTTLLSPLDGSVGTDLNDTITWQAATGIPTGYNVSIGTTSGGTEILDNVTTTETSYSLAGLGLAYATEYFVNIVPYNGFGDATTGCIEESFTTRNAPIEGATCSNPYVITSFPYIGGSDNTANYENNVNEGPCGGFPAANIDGYDVFYEITPTTDISINIDLAQITEYGAAIHVTEGCPDSATACVALASDDYSTEPPNINRSLQNVVLLAGNTYFITISSAGFDSTFSYGALVITKNSCINPEFTLTPVEDCGNGQFSVDVDVTYLGDATSLTITDGTNTIPNITSTGVYNIGSYPSTTTVDIVLTNDQDNSCDFTDSTFFYCPPSNDDCSAAIDLTSTINTDDTCTLFTSATNAGATESASNPVTCDFTGDNDVWFTFVASSETMIIEYLNVAAAIGDFAGNQSTELLDGSCGTFTSLGCFTNANYVTLNNLTINSTYYLRNSSSNTDVAQNFDICLRESPAPPANDECSGAIALAVSTDEACDNLLTGTTVGATPSIENTCNNGFTEFWKDVWYEFTATEEGLYRFIFNSTNFNASYFIYSGACGALIEESTNCFDTNAQVHSIASGESRYVMVRSSNTEPGFEFDLCVFKLPPPVENNDCSTPTVMLESTDDTGNNMISGNFANSYPSSEACDIGGNTIWYSFTPTYTGEYNFNLIPGVGNPYYSVFNTDDCSQTANNYVPNSGCYGSGQLTTDLVAGTTYLVSIYSFDTSNNAETFDFLVYPDASLSIDSNNIETFNYYPNPIVNTLTVEAKTSISKITVYNMVGQQVKVVAPNNLMTVIDMNDLNTGVYFINVIINESQQTFKVIKE encoded by the coding sequence ATGAAAAAAATTACCCTCTTTATTATGATGCTTGTAAGCATAACCATGTATGCCCAAGTAGAGATTGTTGAAAATTTTGATAATGCACCAGAATTTGGGCTTCCAGAAGGTTGGACGACTTCAACAAATGAATTTAATAGTCCTGCATACAACGCCGTACCTTACTCTCAATGTGGAGGTACAGGTAAGAGTGTATTAACGGGAGCCAATACGGACTTTGGTCCAACACCTTGGGCGTTTGAATATATTTTAACAACTCCAAATTATCCAAGTATCACCAACAGTACAGATTTAACGGTTAGTTTTTCTATTAATGTATTTGAAGAGGGCTTTGCTTTTGTATTTCCTCCAACACCTCCATCGGCACCTGTTTCAGATTGGGGCACAGTAACTTTGGAATATACGGTCGATGGCGGCAACACTTGGATGACGGCTGTAACAGTAAATCCTTCTGATTTAACGTTTACGGATGTTAATACCTGTACAACAATACCTGCTGCTAATTTAGGCGCACTTGCTGCTGGTAATGATTTTCAAGCGCGTTTTGTTTCTAATCTTAATAACATTGATCCGAATAAATTTGCGCTAACTATTGCATTAGATAATATATCAATCACGCAAGTGGCAACGGAAGTACCAAATTGTGATACTACTTTATTATCGCCTTTGGATGGTTCAGTTGGGACCGACTTAAATGATACCATTACATGGCAAGCGGCAACAGGAATTCCAACAGGATACAATGTTTCAATAGGTACCACTTCTGGTGGGACTGAAATTTTAGATAACGTAACTACAACTGAAACGAGTTATTCATTAGCTGGTCTTGGTTTAGCATACGCAACAGAGTACTTTGTTAATATTGTACCTTATAACGGATTTGGTGATGCAACAACAGGTTGTATAGAAGAAAGTTTTACAACTAGAAATGCGCCAATAGAGGGGGCTACATGTTCAAATCCTTATGTAATTACATCATTTCCATATATAGGAGGAAGTGATAATACGGCCAATTATGAAAATAACGTTAATGAGGGACCTTGTGGAGGCTTTCCTGCAGCGAATATAGATGGTTATGATGTGTTTTATGAAATTACACCAACCACAGATATTTCAATTAATATTGATTTAGCACAAATTACGGAATATGGAGCAGCTATTCATGTTACCGAAGGCTGTCCAGATAGTGCTACGGCGTGTGTTGCTCTTGCTAGTGATGATTACTCAACGGAACCACCTAATATTAACAGATCATTGCAGAATGTAGTATTATTAGCTGGAAACACTTACTTTATTACAATTAGTAGTGCCGGTTTTGATAGTACTTTTAGTTATGGTGCCTTAGTCATTACTAAAAATAGTTGTATCAACCCAGAATTTACTTTAACTCCTGTTGAAGATTGTGGAAACGGCCAATTTTCCGTAGACGTAGATGTTACATACCTTGGTGATGCCACTTCTTTAACCATAACTGACGGAACTAATACAATTCCTAATATTACATCTACAGGTGTTTATAATATTGGTTCTTATCCAAGTACCACTACGGTAGATATAGTACTTACCAACGACCAAGATAATTCTTGTGATTTTACGGATTCGACATTTTTCTACTGTCCACCTTCTAACGATGATTGTAGTGCTGCTATAGATTTAACAAGTACTATCAATACTGATGATACATGTACATTATTTACTAGTGCTACAAATGCAGGGGCCACAGAATCTGCTAGTAATCCTGTAACTTGCGATTTTACAGGTGATAATGATGTTTGGTTTACTTTTGTTGCTAGTAGTGAAACCATGATTATAGAATATCTTAATGTAGCTGCTGCAATTGGGGATTTCGCAGGAAATCAGTCTACTGAATTATTAGACGGTAGTTGTGGTACGTTTACAAGTCTTGGATGTTTTACAAATGCTAATTATGTTACTCTTAATAATTTAACAATAAATAGCACTTACTATTTAAGAAATTCTTCTAGTAATACTGACGTGGCTCAAAATTTTGACATCTGTTTAAGAGAGTCACCAGCACCACCTGCGAACGATGAGTGTTCTGGCGCTATTGCATTGGCCGTTTCAACAGACGAAGCTTGCGATAACCTATTAACAGGTACAACTGTAGGAGCTACACCATCAATAGAAAATACATGTAACAATGGTTTTACAGAATTCTGGAAGGATGTATGGTATGAATTTACTGCAACAGAGGAAGGACTTTACAGGTTCATATTCAATTCAACTAACTTTAACGCGAGTTATTTCATTTACTCCGGAGCTTGTGGTGCTTTAATTGAAGAAAGCACAAATTGTTTTGATACCAACGCGCAAGTACATTCTATAGCTAGTGGCGAAAGTCGTTATGTTATGGTAAGGTCTAGTAATACTGAACCTGGTTTTGAATTTGATTTATGTGTATTTAAACTGCCGCCTCCAGTTGAAAATAACGATTGTTCTACACCTACAGTGATGTTGGAATCTACGGATGATACAGGTAATAACATGATTTCTGGAAATTTCGCAAACTCTTATCCGTCATCAGAAGCCTGTGATATTGGAGGAAATACAATTTGGTACAGTTTTACACCAACGTATACAGGGGAGTATAACTTTAATCTTATACCAGGCGTTGGGAATCCGTATTATTCAGTTTTCAATACTGATGATTGTTCGCAAACAGCAAATAACTATGTGCCAAATTCTGGTTGCTATGGTTCTGGTCAGCTTACGACTGATTTAGTTGCAGGTACAACCTATTTAGTTTCAATATATAGTTTTGATACGTCTAACAATGCTGAAACATTTGACTTTCTGGTATATCCGGATGCTTCTTTAAGTATTGATTCAAATAACATCGAAACTTTTAATTATTATCCTAACCCAATAGTAAATACATTAACGGTTGAAGCTAAAACTTCAATTTCAAAAATCACTGTTTACAACATGGTAGGTCAACAAGTAAAAGTAGTAGCCCCTAACAACTTAATGACCGTGATTGACATGAATGATTTAAACACAGGTGTTTACTTTATCAATGTTATTATCAACGAGTCTCAACAGACTTTTAAGGTTATTAAAGAATAG